The following are encoded in a window of Pseudomonadota bacterium genomic DNA:
- the prmB gene encoding 50S ribosomal protein L3 N(5)-glutamine methyltransferase has product IQGIPFYVDERVIVPRSFIGEILTGDISFAGIEDTDSVGSVLDLCTGSGCLAIIAARLFEKAQVDAVDLSADALEVAAVNVRDHRLEGRVHLHRGDLFAPVARKKYDLIITNPPYVRDAVVAAFPPEHRHEPVMAHAGGTDGMDLVRKIIRQSPTHLKPGGGLICEVGTGREILEAEFPGLPFLWLDTEHSSGEVFWLAAKDMR; this is encoded by the coding sequence ATCCAGGGCATCCCCTTTTATGTGGACGAGCGGGTGATCGTGCCGCGATCGTTCATCGGCGAGATCCTGACCGGCGATATCAGCTTTGCCGGGATTGAGGATACGGACAGCGTCGGCAGCGTGCTGGACCTGTGCACCGGTTCCGGCTGTCTGGCCATCATTGCCGCCCGCCTGTTTGAAAAAGCGCAGGTGGATGCAGTGGATCTGTCTGCTGATGCGCTGGAGGTGGCTGCTGTCAATGTACGCGATCACAGGCTGGAAGGCCGCGTGCATCTGCACCGGGGAGACTTGTTTGCGCCGGTTGCCAGGAAAAAATATGACCTGATTATCACCAATCCCCCGTACGTCAGGGACGCTGTAGTGGCGGCTTTCCCGCCCGAGCACCGGCACGAGCCCGTCATGGCCCACGCCGGCGGTACTGATGGCATGGACCTCGTCCGGAAAATCATCAGGCAGTCGCCGACCCATCTAAAGCCGGGTGGCGGCCTGATCTGTGAGGTTGGCACCGGCCGGGAGATCCTGGAGGCAGAATTCCCTGGCCTGCCCTTCCTGTGGCTGGATACAGAACACAGCAGTGGCGAAGTATTCTGGCTGGCCGCAAAGGATATGCGCTGA